A genomic region of Epinephelus moara isolate mb chromosome 23, YSFRI_EMoa_1.0, whole genome shotgun sequence contains the following coding sequences:
- the LOC126385110 gene encoding protein mono-ADP-ribosyltransferase PARP11-like, with protein sequence MLAIRSSEEESTEMEEMDTSEPNWCWFYLAECGVWHMFEIDPSAACSVTSAQIEQCYNRNQRGVMEFYTAKYTYRLDFSVMRQINVTTGKQRPIKRSLHSATGFRFICDNPALPVPCHWERINTDEPYQIIQLGRDTYEFKEVARLYERTMDHPIKSIQRIQNLDLWEFFCRKKTQLRKVKRTLDIEERMLFHGTGHSNIQAICTFNFDWRLTGSHGDVYGKGSYFARDAKYSSKFCHTTGKHNTTLQRHGLAPPIFASEPPYKSMFLARVLVGEYTVGHPMYCRPPSKDTSFTSFYDSCVDDMANPKIYVIFDSNQIYPEYLIEFY encoded by the exons ATGTTAGCCATCAGATCGTCGGAGGAGGAGTCCACTgagatggaggagatggacACCTCGGAGCCCAACTGGTGCTGGTTCTACCTCGCTGAGTGTGGAGTGTGGCATATGTTTGAG ATTGATCCCAGTGCAGCCTGCTCTGTGACAAGTGCTCAGATCGAGCAGTGCTACAACAGAAACCAGCGAGGCGTCATGGAGTTCTACACGGCCAAGTACACCTACAGACTGGACTTCTCAG TGATGCGGCAGATAAATGTAACGACAGGGAAGCAGCGGCCGATCAAACGCTCCCTCCACTCTGCGACTGGCTTTAG GTTTATTTGTGATAATCCGGCCTTGCCTGTTCCATGTCACTGGGAGAGAATCAATACAGATGAGCCCTATCAG atcATCCAGCTTGGAAGAGACACCTACGAGTTTAAAGAGGTCGCCAGACTGTACGAACGGACGATGGATCATCCGATCAAATCCATCCAGAGGATTCAGAACCTGGACTTATGGGAATTCTTCTGCAG GAAGAAAACACAGTTGCGAAAAGTGAAGCGCACATTGGATATTGAGGAGCGAATGCTGTTTCATGGCACAGGACACAGCAACATACAAGCTATATGTACTTTTAACTTTGACTGGCGGCTCACAGGAAGCCATGGCGATGTCTATGGGAAAG GGAGCTACTTCGCCCGGGATGCTAAATACTCCAGTAAATTCTGTCACACCACAGGGAAGCACAACACCACCCTGCAGAGACACGGCCTCGCCCCTCCAATATTTGCTAGTGAGCCGCCCTACAAGTCCATGTTCCTGGCCAGAGTTCTTGTCGGAGAATACACAGTCGGTCATCCCATGTACTGCAGGCCGCCCTCCAAGGACACCAGCTTCACCAGCTTTTACGACAGTTGTGTGGACGACATGGCCAATCCAAAGATTTATGTCATTTTTGACAGCAATCAGATTTACCCAGAGTATCTGATTGAGTTCTACTGA